One region of Zingiber officinale cultivar Zhangliang chromosome 7B, Zo_v1.1, whole genome shotgun sequence genomic DNA includes:
- the LOC122007247 gene encoding endoglucanase 9-like isoform X1: protein MSMYVRDPWGGPLELQGDSATDDDRSRNLDLDRGALSMTSRQLDETQQSWLLAAPGSHGKKKKKKYVDLGCLLVSHKLFLWTAGAVVVAAALAGLIAIIVKTVPRRHRLEPPQDNYTLALHKALMFFNAQRSGPIPKHSNVSWRGNSGLRDGLSDQSYGKNLVGGFYDAGDAIKFTFPASFAMTMLSWSVIEYSTKYEAAGELHHVKEIIRWGVDYLLKTFNSSADTTDSIVAEFLQVGQGSASGGTKQNDHYCWMRPEDIDYRRPVAICWDRCSDLAAEAAAALAAASIVFKDDKAYSHKLVHGASTLWKFASRYTKHKSVYTGQWDAASYNSTSNFDELIWGGAWMYLATGNASCLSVSTNPKLAQQAGAFHGGPQYGVLNWDNKLPGAQVLLSRLRLFLSPGYPYEEILKAFHKQTANFMCSYLPVFKSFNRTKGGLIELNHGNPKPLQHVVNAAFLATLYSDYLETADAPGWYCGPNFYPAGALRDFARTQIDYILGKNPHQLSYVVGFGTKYPKHVHHRGASIPKNRVHYNCKGGWKWRDTRKPNPNTIAGAMVAGPDRHDEFRDVRSNRNYTEPTLAGNAGLVAALVALSGGRTGVDKNTMFSSVPPMFPNPPPPPAPWKP, encoded by the exons ATGAGCATGTACGTCCGTGACCCCTGGGGCGGCCCGCTGGAGCTGCAGGGTGACTCCGCCACCGACGACGACCGGAGCCGCAACCTCGATCTAGACCGGGGGGCGCTGTCGATGACGTCGCGGCAGCTGGACGAGACCCAGCAGAGCTGGCTCCTCGCGGCGCCGGGGTCCcacgggaagaagaagaagaagaagtacgtCGACCTCGGGTGCCTCCTCGTCAGCCACAAGCTCTTTCTCTGGACCGCCGGCGCCGTCGTCGTCGCGGCCGCGCTCGCCGGACTCATCGCCATCATCGTCAAGACCGTCCCCCGGCGCCACCGCCTAGAGCCGCCGCAGGATAATTACACCCTCGCACTCCACAAGGCGCTTATGTTCTTCAACGCCCAGCGAT CGGGGCCGATTCCCAAACACAGCAATGTATCGTGGAGGGGGAACTCCGGTTTGAGGGATGGCCTCTCCGATCAATCGTACGGGAAGAATCTCGTCGGAGGATTCTACGACGCCGGCGACGCCATCAAGTTCACCTTCCCCGCTTCCTTCGCCATGACCATGCTCAGTTGGAGCGTTATCGAGTACAGTACCAAGTACGAAGCCGCCGGAGAGCTCCACCACGTCAAGGAGATCATAAGGTGGGGCGTCGATTACCTGCTGAAAACCTTCAATTCTTCCGCTGACACCACCGATAGCATCGTTGCAGAG TTTTTGCAGGTTGGGCAAGGTTCTGCTTCAGGAGGAACTAAACAAAACGATCACTACTGTTGGATGAGACCAGAGGACATTGATTACCGGCGGCCGGTTGCCATCTGCTGGGATAGGTGCTCTGACCTTGCCGCAGAGGCGGCTGCAGCTTTAGCTGCAGCTTCCATAGTGTTCAAAGACGACAAGGCCTACTCCCACAAACTCGTCCATGGCGCTTCCACTCTTTGGAAGTTCGCCTCTAGATACACCAAGCACAAAAGTGTATATACTGGACAATGGGATGCCGCCTCCTACAATTCAACTAGTAATTTTGATGAACTTATTTGGGGTGGAGCATGGATGTACCTCGCAACCGGCAATGCATCGTGCCTCTCGGTTTCGACTAATCCCAAGCTCGCCCAACAAGCTGGGGCATTTCATGGCGGTCCTCAATATGGAGTTCTGAACTGGGACAACAAGCTCCCTGGTGCTCAA GTTCTTCTTAGTAGATTGAGGTTGTTTCTGAGTCCCGGTTACCCCTACGAAGAAATACTAAAAGCTTTCCATAAACAAACTGCCAATTTCATGTGCTCATATCTTCCGGTTTTCAAGTCCTTCAATCGCACAAAAG GTGGTTTAATTGAACTAAACCATGGAAATCCAAAGCCTCTTCAGCATGTAGTGAATGCTGCATTTCTTGCAACACTCTACAGTGACTATCTCGAAACAGCCGATGCTCCAGGATGGTATTGTGGTCCTAACTTCTACCCTGCTGGTGCACTTCGTGACTTTGCTCGCACTCAG ATTGATTACATCCTGGGCAAAAATCCACACCAACTGAGTTATGTTGTGGGATTCGGCACAAAATATCCTAAGCATGTTCATCACAGAGGAGCATCAATTCCGAAGAACAGGGTGCATTATAACTGCAAAGGAGGGTGGAAATGGAGGGACACCAGGAAGCCTAATCCAAACACAATCGCCGGTGCTATGGTCGCTGGACCAGATAGGCACGACGAGTTCAGAGATGTTCGGTCTAACCGCAACTACACTGAGCCAACACTCGCAGGCAATGCTGGATTAGTTGCTGCCCTGGTGGCTTTGTCTGGAGGCAGAACTGGAGTTGACAAGAACACTATGTTCTCTTCGGTTCCCCCAATGTTTCCGAATCCCCCACCACCGCCTGCACCATGGAAGCCTTGA
- the LOC122007247 gene encoding endoglucanase 9-like isoform X2: MSMYVRDPWGGPLELQGDSATDDDRSRNLDLDRGALSMTSRQLDETQQSWLLAAPGSHGKKKKKKYVDLGCLLVSHKLFLWTAGAVVVAAALAGLIAIIVKTVPRRHRLEPPQDNYTLALHKALMFFNAQRSGPIPKHSNVSWRGNSGLRDGLSDQSYGKNLVGGFYDAGDAIKFTFPASFAMTMLSWSVIEYSTKYEAAGELHHVKEIIRWGVDYLLKTFNSSADTTDSIVAEVGQGSASGGTKQNDHYCWMRPEDIDYRRPVAICWDRCSDLAAEAAAALAAASIVFKDDKAYSHKLVHGASTLWKFASRYTKHKSVYTGQWDAASYNSTSNFDELIWGGAWMYLATGNASCLSVSTNPKLAQQAGAFHGGPQYGVLNWDNKLPGAQVLLSRLRLFLSPGYPYEEILKAFHKQTANFMCSYLPVFKSFNRTKGGLIELNHGNPKPLQHVVNAAFLATLYSDYLETADAPGWYCGPNFYPAGALRDFARTQIDYILGKNPHQLSYVVGFGTKYPKHVHHRGASIPKNRVHYNCKGGWKWRDTRKPNPNTIAGAMVAGPDRHDEFRDVRSNRNYTEPTLAGNAGLVAALVALSGGRTGVDKNTMFSSVPPMFPNPPPPPAPWKP, from the exons ATGAGCATGTACGTCCGTGACCCCTGGGGCGGCCCGCTGGAGCTGCAGGGTGACTCCGCCACCGACGACGACCGGAGCCGCAACCTCGATCTAGACCGGGGGGCGCTGTCGATGACGTCGCGGCAGCTGGACGAGACCCAGCAGAGCTGGCTCCTCGCGGCGCCGGGGTCCcacgggaagaagaagaagaagaagtacgtCGACCTCGGGTGCCTCCTCGTCAGCCACAAGCTCTTTCTCTGGACCGCCGGCGCCGTCGTCGTCGCGGCCGCGCTCGCCGGACTCATCGCCATCATCGTCAAGACCGTCCCCCGGCGCCACCGCCTAGAGCCGCCGCAGGATAATTACACCCTCGCACTCCACAAGGCGCTTATGTTCTTCAACGCCCAGCGAT CGGGGCCGATTCCCAAACACAGCAATGTATCGTGGAGGGGGAACTCCGGTTTGAGGGATGGCCTCTCCGATCAATCGTACGGGAAGAATCTCGTCGGAGGATTCTACGACGCCGGCGACGCCATCAAGTTCACCTTCCCCGCTTCCTTCGCCATGACCATGCTCAGTTGGAGCGTTATCGAGTACAGTACCAAGTACGAAGCCGCCGGAGAGCTCCACCACGTCAAGGAGATCATAAGGTGGGGCGTCGATTACCTGCTGAAAACCTTCAATTCTTCCGCTGACACCACCGATAGCATCGTTGCAGAG GTTGGGCAAGGTTCTGCTTCAGGAGGAACTAAACAAAACGATCACTACTGTTGGATGAGACCAGAGGACATTGATTACCGGCGGCCGGTTGCCATCTGCTGGGATAGGTGCTCTGACCTTGCCGCAGAGGCGGCTGCAGCTTTAGCTGCAGCTTCCATAGTGTTCAAAGACGACAAGGCCTACTCCCACAAACTCGTCCATGGCGCTTCCACTCTTTGGAAGTTCGCCTCTAGATACACCAAGCACAAAAGTGTATATACTGGACAATGGGATGCCGCCTCCTACAATTCAACTAGTAATTTTGATGAACTTATTTGGGGTGGAGCATGGATGTACCTCGCAACCGGCAATGCATCGTGCCTCTCGGTTTCGACTAATCCCAAGCTCGCCCAACAAGCTGGGGCATTTCATGGCGGTCCTCAATATGGAGTTCTGAACTGGGACAACAAGCTCCCTGGTGCTCAA GTTCTTCTTAGTAGATTGAGGTTGTTTCTGAGTCCCGGTTACCCCTACGAAGAAATACTAAAAGCTTTCCATAAACAAACTGCCAATTTCATGTGCTCATATCTTCCGGTTTTCAAGTCCTTCAATCGCACAAAAG GTGGTTTAATTGAACTAAACCATGGAAATCCAAAGCCTCTTCAGCATGTAGTGAATGCTGCATTTCTTGCAACACTCTACAGTGACTATCTCGAAACAGCCGATGCTCCAGGATGGTATTGTGGTCCTAACTTCTACCCTGCTGGTGCACTTCGTGACTTTGCTCGCACTCAG ATTGATTACATCCTGGGCAAAAATCCACACCAACTGAGTTATGTTGTGGGATTCGGCACAAAATATCCTAAGCATGTTCATCACAGAGGAGCATCAATTCCGAAGAACAGGGTGCATTATAACTGCAAAGGAGGGTGGAAATGGAGGGACACCAGGAAGCCTAATCCAAACACAATCGCCGGTGCTATGGTCGCTGGACCAGATAGGCACGACGAGTTCAGAGATGTTCGGTCTAACCGCAACTACACTGAGCCAACACTCGCAGGCAATGCTGGATTAGTTGCTGCCCTGGTGGCTTTGTCTGGAGGCAGAACTGGAGTTGACAAGAACACTATGTTCTCTTCGGTTCCCCCAATGTTTCCGAATCCCCCACCACCGCCTGCACCATGGAAGCCTTGA